A genomic segment from Nitrospira sp. encodes:
- a CDS encoding Crp/Fnr family transcriptional regulator — protein sequence MKPDPLSRLPLFEHLSPTERRKIAGDIVETRYRKDQFIFREGDPANCFHILKEGTVKCVKTSPQGKQVTLKVLMPGDLFCCDAAALNDGTHPGCAQPMGDVSVLTLSKDAYLKLLRRNPDAAIEIIQYLGARLSEAQETAKVLALNPAEQRMAALLVKFATRAGLKDDKQVRLTVRLTRQDLADMIGVTVETATRIMSRFKRDKLVAGTAKSLTICNLPRLQQMASNAPCPPTSPRHAHAG from the coding sequence ATGAAGCCCGATCCACTCTCCAGGCTTCCCCTCTTTGAGCACTTAAGCCCGACCGAGCGGCGCAAGATTGCCGGGGACATCGTCGAAACGCGGTATCGCAAGGATCAGTTCATTTTCCGCGAAGGCGATCCCGCCAACTGCTTTCACATCCTGAAGGAAGGCACGGTCAAGTGCGTCAAGACGTCGCCGCAAGGCAAACAGGTCACGCTGAAGGTCCTAATGCCGGGCGATCTGTTCTGCTGCGACGCCGCGGCGCTGAACGACGGCACACATCCGGGCTGCGCCCAGCCGATGGGCGATGTCAGCGTCCTGACCCTCAGCAAGGACGCCTATTTGAAACTGTTGCGCCGGAATCCCGATGCGGCCATTGAAATCATCCAATACCTCGGCGCCCGTCTCAGCGAAGCGCAGGAAACCGCCAAGGTGCTTGCGCTCAATCCGGCCGAACAGCGGATGGCCGCATTGCTTGTCAAATTTGCAACCCGCGCTGGACTGAAGGACGATAAGCAGGTCCGTCTGACCGTGCGGCTCACCCGCCAGGATCTGGCCGATATGATCGGCGTCACTGTTGAAACCGCCACGCGGATCATGAGCCGGTTCAAGCGCGACAAGCTGGTCGCGGGGACTGCGAAATCCCTGACTATTTGCAATTTGCCCCGCCTGCAACAGATGGCGTCCAACGCCCCCTGTCCGCCCACTTCTCCCAGACACGCCCACGCCGGTTAA
- a CDS encoding transketolase codes for MASANAALITLLKNKAATLRIESVRSTSESGTGHPTSCCSAADIVATLFFSVMRYDPKNPRHPNNDRFVLSKGHAAPVLYAAWAEAGLFPMQDLIKLRTLKSDLEGHPTPRLSFVDVATGSLGQGLAAGVGLALNAKRLEKNGARVYVMMGDGESVEGSVWEAVELGRQFKLDNLCAIVDVNGLGQSDPTMLQHDMKAYKSRWAGFGWNAIIVDGHNHAALLKAFANAAKAKGRPTVLLAKTFKGKGISFAENKMDWHGKALKKGEEMQTAINDLTKQIKPTTAVPKFKLPAAPAASARSARPMAPPAYKAGELVATREAFGAALAALGDANPSVVALDADVKNSTFTDKFGKQFPNRFFENFIAEQNMIGAAIGLAASGKIPFSATFAAFLTRAYDFIRMAAISQSNIKLVGTHVGVSIGEDGASQMGLEDIAMMAAQPGVVVLYPSDAVCAYKLVEAAAVHRGMVYIRAGRPKAPVLYGNDDTFTIGGSKVLRQSALDQITIVAAGVTLFEALKAYDQLKSAGIRIRVVDLYSVRPIDRLTLLESARATKNRLLTVEDHYEHGGLGDAVLSAVGSEGVRVHKIAVRDIPHSGKPDELVDHFGIGARSIVDAVKKLL; via the coding sequence ATGGCCTCGGCGAATGCGGCACTGATCACCCTGCTGAAAAACAAGGCGGCGACGCTCCGCATCGAGAGCGTCCGGTCCACCTCGGAATCCGGGACCGGCCATCCGACGAGCTGCTGCTCGGCGGCCGACATCGTGGCAACCTTGTTCTTCTCGGTGATGCGGTATGACCCGAAAAATCCGCGCCACCCCAACAATGACCGGTTCGTTCTCTCCAAAGGCCATGCGGCGCCAGTGCTCTATGCCGCTTGGGCGGAAGCCGGGCTGTTCCCCATGCAGGACCTGATCAAATTGCGTACGCTCAAGTCCGATCTCGAAGGCCACCCTACGCCGCGTTTGTCGTTCGTCGATGTCGCAACTGGCTCGCTGGGCCAGGGGCTAGCCGCCGGCGTCGGACTCGCCCTCAACGCCAAGCGGCTCGAGAAAAACGGCGCGAGGGTTTATGTCATGATGGGAGACGGCGAATCGGTGGAAGGCTCGGTGTGGGAAGCTGTTGAGCTCGGACGGCAGTTCAAGCTCGACAATCTCTGCGCTATCGTCGATGTCAATGGCCTCGGCCAGAGCGATCCGACGATGCTGCAACACGACATGAAGGCTTACAAATCCCGCTGGGCCGGCTTCGGCTGGAACGCGATCATCGTGGACGGACACAATCATGCGGCCCTGCTCAAGGCCTTTGCCAATGCGGCCAAGGCCAAGGGCAGGCCGACAGTCCTGCTGGCCAAGACGTTCAAGGGCAAGGGCATCTCCTTTGCCGAAAACAAAATGGACTGGCATGGCAAAGCCCTCAAGAAGGGCGAGGAAATGCAAACGGCCATCAACGATCTCACGAAGCAGATCAAGCCGACGACCGCCGTGCCAAAATTCAAGCTGCCCGCGGCGCCGGCCGCCAGTGCCAGATCAGCCAGGCCGATGGCCCCGCCCGCCTATAAGGCTGGCGAGCTGGTGGCCACGCGCGAGGCGTTCGGCGCAGCGCTGGCCGCGCTGGGCGACGCCAATCCCTCCGTCGTTGCGCTCGACGCCGACGTCAAGAACTCCACCTTCACGGACAAGTTTGGCAAGCAGTTCCCCAATCGGTTCTTCGAGAATTTCATCGCCGAACAGAACATGATCGGTGCGGCGATCGGGCTCGCCGCTTCCGGCAAGATCCCCTTTTCGGCGACTTTCGCGGCATTTCTCACTCGGGCCTACGACTTCATCCGCATGGCGGCCATCAGCCAGTCGAACATTAAGTTGGTCGGCACGCACGTGGGGGTGAGCATCGGCGAAGACGGAGCCTCGCAGATGGGACTGGAGGATATCGCCATGATGGCTGCGCAGCCGGGTGTGGTTGTTCTATACCCGTCCGATGCGGTTTGCGCGTATAAATTGGTGGAGGCCGCCGCCGTGCATCGCGGCATGGTCTATATCCGGGCCGGCCGACCGAAAGCGCCAGTGCTCTATGGTAACGATGACACGTTCACGATTGGCGGCAGCAAGGTGCTGCGGCAGAGTGCGCTTGATCAGATCACGATCGTGGCCGCCGGCGTGACGCTCTTCGAAGCCTTGAAGGCGTACGATCAGTTGAAATCGGCTGGCATCCGGATCCGCGTGGTCGATCTCTATAGCGTGAGGCCGATCGACCGGCTGACCTTGCTGGAAAGCGCTCGCGCGACCAAGAACCGTCTGTTAACTGTCGAGGACCACTACGAGCATGGCGGTCTCGGTGATGCTGTGCTGAGCGCCGTCGGCAGCGAGGGCGTGCGTGTGCACAAGATCGCCGTGCGGGATATTCCCCACAGCGGCAAGCCCGACGAATTGGTCGATCACTTTGGCATTGGTGCGCGTTCGATTGTGGATGCCGTCAAAAAACTGCTCTAG
- a CDS encoding sulfite exporter TauE/SafE family protein, giving the protein MSTDQLVLVAITLFAATVNGALGYGFSSLTVPVALLFYTNRVLNPALVLVEVVINWYVLFINRASVPHIWKRVLPILLGLLPGIAIGSYILFVVHPGWIKFVTYALLLPLILLQLAGVRKPVRAERAIGVPFGVGIGTLYSVTTISGPPLALLFNNQGYAKQDFRAALALIRVVESSLTAVAYLFLDLHNADSVGILTYIVPSVLVGIPLGTVLISWMDPETFRRVCMSFDALVVGFGMSRVLVELQMVPSPAAYGVLATVAVLNVWLLRQFFLRRAPSG; this is encoded by the coding sequence ATGAGCACTGACCAGCTCGTTCTCGTCGCCATCACGCTGTTTGCCGCCACCGTCAACGGGGCGCTCGGATACGGCTTTTCGTCGCTGACGGTGCCCGTTGCCCTGCTCTTCTACACCAATCGTGTCTTAAACCCGGCGCTGGTGCTGGTCGAAGTTGTGATCAATTGGTATGTCCTGTTCATCAACCGGGCGAGCGTGCCGCACATCTGGAAGCGCGTCCTGCCCATTCTACTCGGCCTGCTGCCGGGTATCGCGATTGGCAGCTACATCCTGTTTGTCGTGCATCCTGGGTGGATTAAGTTTGTGACCTATGCGCTGCTGCTCCCCTTGATTCTCTTGCAACTCGCCGGGGTGCGTAAGCCCGTGCGCGCCGAGAGGGCCATTGGCGTGCCGTTCGGTGTCGGCATCGGCACGCTCTATTCGGTTACGACGATCTCCGGCCCCCCGCTCGCGCTGCTCTTCAACAATCAAGGTTACGCTAAGCAGGATTTTCGTGCGGCGCTAGCGCTCATCCGCGTGGTCGAGTCCTCGCTGACCGCTGTCGCCTATCTGTTTCTCGATTTGCATAATGCCGACAGTGTCGGCATCCTGACCTACATCGTGCCGAGCGTACTGGTGGGCATTCCGCTGGGGACTGTCCTGATCAGCTGGATGGACCCTGAAACCTTCCGCCGCGTCTGCATGAGCTTCGATGCGCTCGTGGTGGGCTTCGGCATGTCCCGCGTGCTGGTCGAGTTGCAGATGGTGCCCAGTCCGGCCGCCTACGGCGTGCTTGCCACCGTCGCGGTGCTCAACGTCTGGCTGTTGCGACAGTTTTTTCTCCGGCGCGCGCCGTCGGGTTGA
- a CDS encoding Rrf2 family transcriptional regulator yields MSYVKFSKKSEYALRALIELTENHDRKLLQRHEIGRRQHIPVEFLEQILLALKNAGLLSAQRGVGGGYRLLKSPTTVTLGQVIRILDGPLAPIGCVSKTAYQKCGDCPYANKPRCPVQQVMGTVRDAIADILDHHTLSDFVASRKKRVR; encoded by the coding sequence ATTAGCTACGTGAAATTCTCAAAGAAAAGCGAATATGCGCTGCGGGCTCTGATCGAGCTTACGGAGAACCATGATCGGAAGCTGCTCCAGCGGCACGAGATTGGCCGGCGGCAACACATTCCCGTCGAGTTTCTTGAGCAAATCCTGCTGGCACTGAAAAACGCCGGTCTGCTCTCGGCCCAGCGCGGCGTGGGCGGTGGTTATCGCCTGCTCAAGTCACCAACGACTGTCACGCTGGGGCAGGTCATCCGGATTCTGGACGGCCCCCTCGCTCCTATCGGCTGCGTGAGTAAGACGGCCTACCAAAAGTGTGGTGACTGCCCCTACGCTAACAAGCCGCGGTGTCCGGTGCAGCAAGTGATGGGCACGGTGCGGGACGCCATCGCGGACATTCTCGATCACCACACCCTGAGCGATTTCGTCGCCAGTCGGAAGAAGCGCGTGCGATGA
- a CDS encoding glycine--tRNA ligase subunit alpha — protein sequence MTLQELILTLHRFWADHGCVIHQPYDLEMGAGTFHPATFLRALGPEPWQAAYPEPCRRPTDGRYGDNPNRLQHYYQYQVVLKPAPDDIQALYLESLTKLGINPKQHDIRFMQDDWESPTLGAWGLGWEVRLDGMEITQFTYFQEIGGIELNPITVELTYGTERIAMYLQQVDSVFDLKWNDTVSYGDIHHQTEVQFSKYNFEHADVTMLMNTFQAFEAEAKRLVGAGLTLPAYDYCIKTSNLFNLLDARDAISVAERTGYIARVRGLARLCADSYLREREAMGYPMLKSKPTRGKTH from the coding sequence GTGACGCTCCAGGAACTGATCCTCACGCTGCACCGGTTCTGGGCTGATCACGGCTGTGTCATCCATCAGCCCTACGACCTTGAAATGGGCGCGGGCACATTCCACCCGGCGACCTTCCTGCGCGCCTTAGGCCCCGAACCCTGGCAGGCCGCCTATCCGGAACCCTGCCGCCGCCCCACGGACGGCCGCTACGGAGACAATCCGAACCGGCTACAGCACTATTATCAGTATCAGGTGGTGTTAAAGCCGGCGCCCGACGATATCCAGGCACTCTATCTGGAAAGTCTCACGAAACTGGGCATCAACCCCAAGCAGCATGACATCCGCTTCATGCAGGACGACTGGGAATCGCCTACGCTGGGCGCCTGGGGGCTGGGCTGGGAGGTCCGTCTGGATGGGATGGAGATCACGCAATTCACCTATTTTCAAGAAATCGGCGGCATCGAGCTTAATCCCATTACGGTCGAGCTAACCTACGGCACCGAGCGCATCGCCATGTATCTCCAGCAAGTGGATTCCGTGTTCGATCTGAAATGGAACGACACCGTGTCCTACGGGGACATCCATCATCAGACCGAGGTACAGTTTTCAAAATACAACTTCGAGCACGCCGACGTGACCATGCTCATGAACACGTTTCAGGCGTTTGAAGCCGAAGCCAAACGGCTGGTCGGAGCCGGGCTCACGCTGCCGGCCTACGATTACTGCATCAAAACCTCGAACCTGTTTAATCTATTGGATGCACGCGACGCAATCAGCGTGGCCGAGCGGACCGGCTATATCGCGCGCGTTCGTGGCCTGGCTCGCCTCTGCGCGGACAGCTACCTGCGCGAGCGGGAGGCCATGGGATATCCGATGCTCAAATCCAAGCCGACGCGCGGAAAGACCCACTGA
- a CDS encoding glycine--tRNA ligase subunit beta has product MARATAPAKPITTAAGSECLLEIGVEELPWQFIAPALQSLAEAATRVCAEQRLAHGAIKTVGTPRRLTLVIAQLAIRQTAANKEAMGPSRAVAFDQTGLPTKAAIGFATSQGVAVTDLEIRATPKGEYVFAVRRDAGRPTAALLPELLSGLIGGLTFPKSMKWNASGLRFARPVRWLLALYGGKIVPLQFGGMKASNRTWGHRFLGARQLRGITVTNWKSYVTGLERLGVIVEQDRRRAMVLSQLEKLAHSAGGHLHHDDDLIEQAVFTVETPHAILGSFDQQYLSLPKDVPMTAMKEHQGFLPLTDKHGRLLAQFLAVTNMKLAKMDLIRQGNERVLAARLADARFYFDEDRKMQLAARADWLSQMTLHQRLGTLKQKTARVRQLAVNLAALLHAHNLSRSADRAALLSKADLLTGVVKEFPGLQGVMGGEYARHDGEPDEVCTAIREQYLPAGMEGPIPSSTLGKILSLADRLDTLTAFFYVGLVPSGSEDPFGLRRHATAVIRILIESQIRLNLTEIMTTATQLVERDGFKASGEANPQAFLADRLRFYVRTTHKLREDVIEAGLAAARTQAFDPSDLLARMQAVQQITTRTEFDSLIAGFKRTHRLLEKEQWERGKIDVTLFQHQAERELYSALMERRDRALTQLSNGNYPALLETLVGMKASVDAFFDGVMVNVPDRALRANRLSLLYEVDQLFLSAADFSQIVAQGA; this is encoded by the coding sequence ATGGCACGCGCGACCGCACCCGCAAAGCCAATTACCACCGCAGCCGGCTCGGAATGCCTGCTGGAAATCGGCGTCGAAGAACTGCCCTGGCAGTTCATCGCCCCGGCGCTTCAGTCACTGGCTGAAGCCGCGACACGGGTGTGCGCTGAACAACGCCTCGCCCACGGCGCCATCAAAACAGTCGGCACCCCGCGTCGGTTGACGCTGGTTATCGCACAACTGGCAATCCGCCAGACTGCGGCGAACAAGGAAGCCATGGGGCCGTCACGGGCCGTGGCCTTCGATCAGACTGGGCTGCCGACCAAGGCAGCGATTGGGTTTGCGACGTCGCAGGGGGTGGCCGTCACTGATCTGGAGATCCGCGCAACACCGAAGGGTGAATACGTATTTGCGGTCCGCCGTGATGCGGGCCGGCCGACTGCCGCGCTGCTGCCTGAACTTCTGTCAGGACTGATCGGTGGGCTCACGTTTCCCAAGTCCATGAAGTGGAACGCCTCCGGACTGCGCTTTGCACGTCCGGTCCGCTGGCTGCTCGCGCTCTACGGCGGCAAGATCGTTCCCTTGCAATTCGGCGGCATGAAGGCCAGCAACAGAACCTGGGGACATCGCTTTCTCGGGGCCAGGCAGCTTCGCGGCATCACCGTCACCAACTGGAAGTCCTATGTTACCGGCCTCGAGCGGCTCGGCGTCATCGTCGAGCAGGATCGGCGGCGCGCCATGGTCCTTTCACAATTGGAAAAACTGGCGCACTCGGCCGGCGGCCATTTGCACCACGACGACGACTTGATCGAGCAGGCTGTTTTCACGGTTGAAACGCCGCACGCAATTCTCGGGTCTTTTGATCAGCAGTATCTGTCGCTACCAAAAGACGTGCCAATGACAGCCATGAAGGAGCACCAAGGATTTTTACCCTTAACTGACAAGCACGGACGGCTACTCGCGCAGTTTCTCGCTGTCACCAACATGAAACTGGCGAAGATGGATTTGATTCGTCAAGGCAATGAGCGTGTGCTGGCCGCCCGGCTCGCTGACGCCAGGTTCTACTTTGACGAAGACCGCAAAATGCAATTAGCCGCTCGCGCCGATTGGCTCTCGCAGATGACGCTCCACCAGCGGTTGGGTACGTTGAAACAGAAGACCGCGCGAGTCCGCCAACTGGCTGTCAATTTGGCCGCGCTCCTGCACGCACACAATCTCAGCCGTTCCGCTGACCGGGCGGCGCTGCTCAGCAAAGCCGACTTACTCACCGGCGTGGTCAAAGAATTTCCCGGCCTGCAGGGTGTGATGGGTGGGGAATATGCCAGGCACGACGGCGAGCCGGACGAGGTCTGCACTGCCATCCGCGAGCAGTATCTGCCGGCCGGCATGGAGGGTCCAATTCCGTCTTCTACGCTTGGGAAAATTCTCTCGTTGGCCGATCGGCTGGATACATTGACAGCTTTTTTCTACGTTGGTTTGGTGCCGAGCGGGTCGGAGGATCCCTTTGGGCTACGGCGACATGCGACAGCCGTTATTCGCATTCTGATCGAGAGCCAAATTAGACTAAATCTCACTGAGATCATGACCACGGCAACGCAGTTAGTGGAGCGTGACGGATTCAAAGCCTCCGGCGAGGCAAACCCCCAGGCCTTTCTGGCCGACCGGCTGCGGTTCTACGTACGGACCACGCACAAACTGCGCGAAGATGTCATCGAAGCTGGACTGGCCGCGGCACGCACGCAGGCTTTTGACCCATCCGATCTACTGGCCCGCATGCAAGCCGTACAACAGATCACCACGCGCACGGAATTCGATTCACTGATCGCCGGCTTTAAACGTACGCATCGCCTGCTTGAAAAAGAGCAGTGGGAACGAGGCAAGATTGACGTGACGCTCTTTCAGCACCAGGCCGAGCGGGAACTCTACAGCGCCCTAATGGAGCGGAGAGACCGGGCCTTGACGCAGCTGTCGAACGGCAACTATCCGGCCCTGCTGGAAACGCTGGTTGGCATGAAAGCCTCCGTGGACGCGTTCTTCGACGGTGTCATGGTCAACGTTCCGGACCGCGCGCTGCGGGCCAACCGGCTCTCGCTGCTCTATGAAGTCGATCAACTGTTCCTGAGCGCCGCGGATTTTTCTCAGATCGTCGCGCAGGGGGCCTGA
- a CDS encoding pyruvate, phosphate dikinase — translation MAKKFVYYFGDGKAEGDGNNKNLLGGKGAGLAEMTSLGISVPPGFTISTEACIEYYKHKKSYPPGMWDQALKALKRVERSMGAGFGNANTPLLVSVRSGARASMPGMMDTVLNVGLNAQTVRALAAKTNNERFAQDSYRRFVTMYSSIVLGIEREHFEKLLNKKKAQVGARHDTDLDARALQELVVEFKALVKHETGHEFPEDPLEQLKKAINAVFASWYGKRAIEYRRIYSIPETWGTAVNVVAMVFGNMGETSGTGVAFTRDPATGNPQFFGECLMNAQGEDVVAGIRTPLPVNALARTLPKAYQDLENTYKRLEKHYRDMLDLEFTIQEGKLYMLQTRVGKRTGISAVRIATDMVKEGLISKNEALRRIGPDQLAQYLYPIFDSKAESGQKPLGKGLPAGPGAAAGKIALSPDRAVEMKAKGERVVLVRQETSPDDIHGMNAALGFLTARGGMTSHAAVVARQMGKVCVAGCEAVEVTSATTVKIGGCAFKEGDYLSINGSTGNVYGGDIPVVESEVIQVIQGKLKATQSDKYQRFAMVLSWADSARTLKVRANADIPEQAQIARGFGAEGIGLCRTEHMFFAEDRIPIMQKMILATTPEEREKYLAQLLPLQKQDFIGLYRQMKGYPVTIRLLDPPLHEFLPKREELMVAIAKLELTGGHAAEVEEKHKLLARVEELHEFNPMLGLRGCRLGITMPEITKMQAQAIIEAACELAREGTKIVPEIMIPLVGMVSEMKSQKDLIREVADVTMQRYGVKLSYLIGTMIELPRAAVTAKRIAEEAEFFSFGTNDLTQTTFGFSRDDAAKILDYYKNHKILDHDPFAVLDRDGVGAMMRMAISEGRQTRPALKLGICGEHGGDPSSVEFCHELGLDYVSCSPYRVAIARLAAAHAALAATDRAKPIPKKLGRARRKSR, via the coding sequence GTGGCAAAGAAATTCGTCTATTATTTCGGCGACGGCAAGGCCGAAGGCGACGGCAACAACAAGAATCTCCTGGGCGGCAAGGGCGCCGGCCTGGCTGAAATGACCAGCCTGGGAATTTCGGTGCCACCGGGATTCACGATCTCCACTGAAGCCTGCATCGAGTACTACAAACACAAGAAATCCTATCCGCCGGGCATGTGGGACCAGGCACTGAAGGCGCTAAAGCGGGTCGAGCGCTCGATGGGTGCCGGGTTCGGCAATGCGAACACGCCGCTGCTCGTGTCAGTGCGCTCCGGTGCGCGCGCTTCGATGCCGGGCATGATGGATACGGTGCTCAACGTCGGGCTCAATGCCCAGACAGTCCGGGCGCTGGCCGCTAAGACCAACAACGAGCGATTTGCGCAGGACAGCTACCGCCGATTCGTCACGATGTACAGCAGCATCGTGCTGGGCATCGAACGCGAACACTTCGAAAAATTGCTCAACAAGAAAAAAGCACAGGTCGGGGCAAGGCACGACACAGATCTTGACGCGCGGGCACTCCAGGAACTGGTCGTCGAATTCAAAGCGCTGGTCAAGCACGAGACCGGGCATGAATTTCCGGAAGATCCGCTCGAACAGCTCAAGAAAGCCATTAATGCTGTCTTTGCGTCCTGGTACGGCAAGCGCGCTATCGAGTACCGGCGCATCTACAGCATTCCGGAGACCTGGGGCACTGCCGTCAACGTCGTCGCCATGGTCTTCGGCAATATGGGCGAGACCAGCGGCACCGGTGTGGCATTTACGCGCGACCCGGCCACTGGCAATCCGCAGTTCTTTGGCGAATGCTTGATGAATGCACAAGGTGAGGACGTGGTAGCGGGCATCCGGACACCGCTGCCAGTCAACGCGCTTGCCAGGACCCTGCCGAAAGCCTATCAGGACCTGGAGAACACCTATAAACGGCTCGAAAAGCACTATCGCGACATGCTGGACCTGGAGTTCACCATCCAGGAAGGCAAGCTCTATATGTTGCAGACCCGTGTCGGAAAACGGACCGGCATCTCGGCCGTCCGGATTGCGACCGACATGGTGAAGGAAGGGCTCATCTCGAAGAACGAGGCCCTCCGCCGCATCGGGCCGGATCAGCTCGCGCAATATCTCTATCCTATTTTTGACAGCAAAGCGGAGAGCGGACAGAAGCCATTAGGCAAAGGGCTGCCAGCCGGACCCGGGGCCGCCGCGGGCAAAATCGCCCTCTCGCCCGATCGCGCCGTGGAGATGAAGGCCAAGGGTGAACGTGTCGTACTCGTGCGTCAGGAAACCAGCCCGGACGACATTCACGGCATGAATGCCGCCCTTGGATTCTTGACCGCCCGCGGCGGCATGACCAGCCATGCGGCCGTTGTAGCGCGGCAGATGGGCAAGGTGTGCGTTGCCGGCTGCGAAGCCGTCGAGGTGACCAGCGCTACGACCGTGAAAATTGGCGGATGCGCGTTTAAGGAAGGCGACTACCTGTCCATCAATGGTTCGACCGGCAACGTCTACGGGGGCGACATCCCGGTCGTCGAATCCGAAGTCATCCAAGTAATTCAGGGCAAACTGAAAGCGACGCAATCGGACAAGTACCAGCGCTTTGCCATGGTGCTCTCCTGGGCCGACTCTGCGCGCACTCTCAAAGTGCGGGCCAATGCTGACATCCCCGAGCAGGCCCAGATCGCACGGGGATTCGGCGCGGAGGGCATAGGCCTCTGCCGTACCGAACACATGTTTTTTGCTGAGGATCGCATTCCGATCATGCAAAAGATGATCCTTGCGACCACGCCCGAGGAGCGTGAAAAATACCTGGCCCAACTGCTGCCGCTTCAGAAACAGGATTTCATCGGCCTCTACCGGCAGATGAAAGGGTATCCGGTGACGATCCGCTTACTTGATCCGCCGCTGCATGAATTTCTTCCGAAGCGGGAAGAGCTCATGGTGGCGATTGCCAAGCTGGAGTTAACCGGCGGCCATGCGGCTGAGGTGGAGGAGAAACACAAGCTGCTCGCTCGGGTAGAGGAGCTGCACGAATTCAACCCAATGCTCGGCCTGCGCGGCTGTCGGCTTGGCATCACCATGCCGGAAATCACCAAGATGCAGGCCCAGGCCATCATCGAAGCGGCCTGCGAGCTAGCCCGGGAAGGCACCAAGATCGTCCCCGAGATCATGATTCCACTTGTCGGCATGGTCTCGGAGATGAAGTCCCAGAAAGACTTGATCCGCGAAGTCGCGGACGTGACGATGCAGCGCTACGGCGTGAAGCTTTCATATCTCATCGGCACGATGATCGAACTGCCACGCGCCGCTGTGACCGCCAAGCGTATTGCTGAGGAAGCGGAGTTTTTTTCCTTTGGCACCAACGACCTGACCCAGACGACGTTTGGATTTTCGCGCGATGATGCCGCCAAAATCCTGGACTACTACAAGAATCATAAAATTCTTGATCACGATCCCTTTGCCGTCCTGGACCGCGACGGCGTCGGCGCTATGATGCGCATGGCGATCTCGGAAGGACGGCAGACACGGCCAGCCCTCAAGCTAGGTATTTGCGGTGAACATGGCGGCGATCCCAGTTCGGTGGAGTTCTGTCACGAACTCGGACTCGATTACGTCAGCTGCTCGCCGTACCGCGTGGCCATCGCGCGCCTAGCCGCGGCCCATGCCGCGCTGGCGGCGACCGACCGCGCAAAACCCATCCCCAAGAAATTGGGACGCGCCCGCCGCAAGTCCCGGTGA
- the ribD gene encoding bifunctional diaminohydroxyphosphoribosylaminopyrimidine deaminase/5-amino-6-(5-phosphoribosylamino)uracil reductase RibD, with the protein MTRALALAARGQGRTSPNPTVGAVVVSKGRIVGEAFHRQAGGPHAEALALRQAGARARGGTLYVTLEPCSHTNKRTPPCVPEVLASGIKRVVAAMQDPNPHVKGNGLRRLRRAGLNVTVGCLESEAVQLNQGYVHRMTTGCPFVTLKAAITLDGKIATASGESKWITGATARQHAHRLRGRMDAILVGIGTVLHDNPRLTARRGARSRGRQPLRVILDSTLRIPLNTRILSRQARQGTVVMTTARAPKHRLARLRRIGVAVHVFPAVKKQVSLRACLAVLGNLGVNDLLIEGGGEVIASALRAGVVNRLHLYVAPKLLGGRDARNVIGGVSPKHLTQALAVKHLRVKKLGSDFLLEGVL; encoded by the coding sequence ATGACCCGGGCGCTAGCACTGGCCGCCCGGGGACAGGGCCGCACCAGCCCCAACCCCACCGTGGGCGCCGTGGTTGTCTCCAAAGGACGGATCGTTGGAGAGGCCTTTCACCGGCAGGCGGGAGGTCCTCATGCCGAGGCGCTCGCATTGCGGCAGGCTGGCGCTCGCGCCAGAGGCGGGACGCTCTACGTCACGCTTGAACCCTGCAGCCACACTAATAAACGGACCCCCCCCTGCGTACCGGAAGTGCTGGCATCCGGCATCAAACGGGTTGTCGCTGCCATGCAGGACCCAAATCCGCACGTAAAAGGGAATGGACTCAGACGCCTGCGCCGAGCTGGATTGAACGTGACCGTGGGATGCCTGGAGTCGGAGGCTGTGCAGTTGAACCAAGGCTACGTCCATCGCATGACAACCGGCTGCCCGTTCGTGACCCTGAAGGCAGCCATCACACTCGACGGCAAGATCGCGACCGCAAGCGGGGAATCGAAGTGGATCACTGGCGCCACGGCCCGGCAACATGCACACCGTCTGCGCGGTCGAATGGACGCCATTCTAGTTGGCATCGGAACCGTCTTGCATGACAATCCACGCTTGACCGCAAGAAGGGGGGCCCGCTCTCGTGGTCGCCAGCCTCTACGGGTGATTTTGGATAGTACGCTCCGCATTCCGCTCAACACCCGCATTCTCTCGCGCCAGGCGCGACAGGGAACTGTGGTCATGACCACAGCGCGCGCGCCAAAACACCGTCTCGCGCGTCTGCGTCGGATAGGTGTGGCCGTCCATGTATTCCCCGCCGTCAAAAAACAGGTGTCATTGCGTGCGTGTCTTGCCGTCCTAGGGAACCTAGGTGTGAACGATCTCTTGATCGAAGGAGGCGGAGAGGTGATCGCCTCCGCACTTCGCGCCGGGGTCGTCAACCGCCTGCACTTGTATGTGGCGCCCAAGTTGCTCGGGGGGCGGGATGCGCGAAATGTCATTGGCGGTGTTTCCCCCAAACACCTGACGCAAGCCCTCGCAGTGAAGCATCTTCGCGTCAAAAAACTCGGCTCGGATTTCCTTCTGGAAGGCGTGCTCTAG